The following are encoded in a window of Cervus canadensis isolate Bull #8, Minnesota chromosome 11, ASM1932006v1, whole genome shotgun sequence genomic DNA:
- the LMO2 gene encoding rhombotin-2 isoform X3 → MSSAIERKSLDPSEEPVDEVLQMPPSLLTCGGCQQNIGDRYFLKAIDQYWHEDCLSCDLCGCRLGEVGRRLYYKLGRKLCRRDYLRLFGQDGLCASCDKRIRAYEMTMRVKDKVYHLECFKCAACQKHFCVGDRYLLINSDIVCEQDIYEWTKINGMI, encoded by the exons AGAGCCCGTGGACGAGGTGCTGCAGATGCCCCCGTCCCTGCTGACATGCGGAGGCTGCCAGCAGAACATCGGGGACCGCTACTTCCTGAAGGCCATCGACCAGTACTGGCACGAGGACTGCCTCAGCTGTGACCTCTGCGGGTGCCGGCTGGGCGAGGTGGGCCGGCGCCTCTACTACAAGCTGGGCCGGAAGCTCTGCCGCCGAGACTATCTCAG GCTTTTCGGCCAAGATGGTCTCTGCGCATCCTGTGACAAGCGGATCCGAGCCTACGAGATGACGATGCGGGTGAAGGACAAAGTGTATCACCTGGAATGTTTCAAATGTGCTGCCTGTCAGAAGCATTTCTGTGTGGGTGACAGATACCTCCTCATCAACTCCGACATAGTGTGTGAACAGGACATCTACGAGTGGACTAAGATCAATGGGATGATATAG